GCGAGCCGGCCGGATAGCTGCCGTCGAGAATCTCCTGGCGCAGGCGATCGACGATCGCCGAGGACAGGGTGCGGTGCTTCAGGGGAGGGGACATCGGCTGCACCCTAGCTGATCGCGTTGAGGAAAACCATTGACACGTAGATTTTATACAATCTACAACGCGGCAAGGGGAAGGCAAGAATGAGTAATGAAGCTGTCGCGGCGAGAAGCCGCTCCATGGCCGTGCCGCTGGCGATCGTCGCGCTCTCCGGGCGCCTGCTCCGGGCCGAACACCGTGCGATCCAGGCGCTGATGTTCCTGCTCGCCGCGCTGATCTTGCTCAACGTGATCACGCGCTACGCCGGCCACCCGATCTACTGGATCGATGAATCCGCGGTCTACAGCGTGGTCTGGCTCACCTTCATCGGCGCGTCCGCGATGACGCGCATGCGGCTCGACTTCGCGGTGACCATGCTGACCGAACGCTTCTCGGAGCGCGGTGTCGCGATCTTTCGTATCATCGCAACGCTCGGCGTCATCCTGTTCGGCATCGCGCTCGGCGTGATGTGCTGGCTCTGGCTCGATCCGGTCGGCATCGCGGAGGCGGGTTTCGACGCCAGGGAATATGCCGGCCAGTCCTTCAACTTCATCTACACCGAGCGCACCCAGACCCTGAATTGGCCGACCTGGGTGATCTACCTGATCATGCCGCTCTTTGCGGTGTCGATGACGCTGCACGCGCTGGCGAACCTGTTCGAGGATCTCGGTCTCGTTGCCAGGCAGGAGCTGCCGGGATTTGCCGCCAATGCCGACGGGGTGGTGAACTGATGGCGATCACGATTGGAGCCTTCTTCGGCATCATGCTGGCCGGCGTGCCGATCGCGCTGTGCCTGTGCCTTGGCGCGCTGGTCTACATGGCGGCGGCCGGCAACATGCAGCTGCTGCCGAACTACCCGCTGCAGATGTTCGGCGGCGTCGACAGCTATGGGCTGATCGCCATCCCGCTCTTCATCCTGATCGGCGAGATCATGAATGGTGGCGGCATCACCCGCCGCATCGTCGACCTGGCGATGGCCTTCGTCGGCTCGCTCAAGGGCGGCCTGGCCTATGTCAACATCCTCGCCAACATGTTCGTCGCGTCGATCCTCGGCTCGGCGACGGCCCAGGTCGCGATCATGGCGCAGGTCATGGTTCCGGAGATGGAGCGCAAGGGCTACGACAAGGACTTCGCCGCCGGCCTCACCGCCTATGGCGGCATGCTCGGGCCGATCATTCCGCCCTCGGTGATGTTTGTCGTCTATGCCGTGCTGGCGCAGGTCTCGGTCAGCGACATGCTGCTGTCCGGCATCGTGCCGGGCGTGCTCCTGACCATCCTGTTCTTCCTCATCATCGCCGCCATGGGCTTCGTCTACAACTACCCGGCCGGCGACAAGCTCACCCTGCGCGAGCGGGCCAGGATCGTGCTGAAGTCGGCGCCGACGCTGCTGATCCCGATCGTCATCGTCGGCTCGATCCTCGGTGGTTTCGCCAACGCGACCGAAGCTGCGGCCGTCGGCTCGGTCGCAGCGGCGCTGATCGGCCGCTACTGGACCAAGGAACTCAAGTTCGGGCAGATGCCGCAGATGATGCTGCGCGCCGGCGTCTATTCGGCGATCGTGCTCTTCCTCGTCGCGGCCGCCGCCGTGTTCTCCTGGGTGCTGGTCTACGGCAAGGTCCCGCAGGCCGTCGCCGCCTCGATCCAGGCGATCGCCAAGGATCCGGTGACCTTCATGCTGCTGGTCAACGTCATCCTGCTGATCATCGGCACGGTGATCGACGGCATCCCCGGCCTGATCATGACGGTGCCGATCCTGCTGCCGATCGCGACCGAGGTCTACAATATCGATCCCCGCCATTTCGGCGTCGTCGTGGTGATCAACCTCGTGCTCGGCCTGCTCTCGCCGCCGGTGGGGCTGTGCTTCTTCGTCGCCGCTGCAGTGACGGGAGCAAAGCCCGGCAAGATGTTCCTGGTGACGCTGCCCTTCTTCATCATCTCCTGCGTCCTCCTGGTCCTGCTCTCGATCTACCCATGGCTGTCGCTGGTCCTGGTGAAGTGAGTTCGTCCGTCAACCAATAAGGGGAGTTCCGTCATGACCATTTCACGCCGCCATCTGATCGCTGCTGCTGCGACCCTGCCGATCGCCAAGCCGGCGCTGCTGCTCGCCCAGAGCAAGGATCTGCGCCTCGGCATCCTCACCCCGAACGGCCATCCCTGGAACGTCGCGGCCGTCAAGGTCGGCGAGCGCCTCAAGGCCGAAACCAATGGCCGGCTCAACCTGACGGTCTTCCACTCCGGCCAGCTCGGCAACGAGGCGGCGATGCTGCAGCAGATGCAGTCCGGCGCGCTCGATATGGGCTGGATCATGGCCGCCGAGCTTGGCTCGCGCGTGCCGGCGATCGGCGCGATCACCGCGCCCTACATCGTCGACTCGACCGCCAAGATCGCCAAGCTGGTGCGTGATCCCGTCGCGATGAAGCTGTTCGATGTCCTCCCGCGTGAGACCGGCTGCGTCGGCATGGCCTGGGGCATCACCGGTATGCGCGCCGTCTTCGCCGCCAAGGAGATCGACGGCATCGGCGGCATCAAGGGCATGAAGCTGCGCATCAACCCGACCCCGGTCTATCGCGACTTCTACCAGCTGCTCGGCGCCGCCCCGACGCCGATCCCGACGCCGCAGGTCTTCGACGCCATGACCAATGGCCAGGTCGACGGTCTCGAGGCCGATCTGGAGTTCTCCTGGAACCAGCGCTTCGACAAGGTCTCGAAGACCATCCTGCAGATGAACGCGATCTTCATGCCGGTGATCGCGCTCGCCTCGGGCCGTGTCTGGCAGGGCATGCCCGCCGCTGATCGCGAACTGATCCAGAAGACAGTCCGCGCCGCGCTCGACGAGCAGATCGACGCGCTTGCCGTCAACGAGCCCAAGCTGGTCGAGCAGTTCAAGGCGGCCGGCGCCAACTTCAAGCTCGCCAACCCCAAGGACGCCGAAGCGGTCGTCGCCGAGTTCGACAAGATCTGGCTGCCCAAGGCGCCGGTGCTCGCCGATCTGCGCAAGGCTGGCAAGTCGATCTCGGCCTGATCTCAGGTTACCATCATGGCTGCGGGCGATACGTCCCGCAGCCGCCTTCCTCCCGCGAGCGGAACCCTGCCATGACCAAGAACATCTTCAGCGGCACGATTCCCGCCCTGATGAGCCCCTGCACCGCCTCGGGCGACGTCGATTATGACGAGCTCGTGCGCACCGGCCGCCATTTGATCGATGCCGGCATGTCGGCCGTCGTCTATTGCGGCTCGATGGGCGACTGGCCGCTGCTCACCGACGAGCAGCGCATGGCAGGCGTCGAGGCGCTGGTGAAGGGCGGCATCCCGCTCATCGTCGGCACCGGCGCACAGAACCCCAAGCGCGCTGCCGCGCTTGCCGCCCACGCCAAGAAGGCCGGGGCGCAAGGGTTGATGGTCATCCCGCGCGTGCTCTCGCGCGGTTCCTCGCTGCAGGCCCAGCGCGCCCATTTCGAGGGCATCCTGGCGGCGGCGGTCGACCTGCCATCGGTGATCTACAACAGCCCCTATTACGGCTACGAGACCAAGGCTGATCTCTTCTTCGCGCTCAACGAACGCTATCCGCACCTCGTCGGCTTCAAGGAGTTCGGTGGCGGCGCGGCGCTGACCTATGCGGCCGAGCACATCACCAACCGCGATCCCAAGCTGACCCTGATGGTCGGCGTCGACACGCAAGTCACGCACGGCTTCATCCGCTGCGGCGCCAGGGGCGCGATCACCGGCATCGGCAACGCCTTGCCGAAGGAGGTGCTGCACCTCGTCGCGCTCTCGCAGAAGGCCGCCGCCGGCGACCCACAGGCCGAGCGCGACGCGCTCGAGCTGGAGCGGGCGCTCTATGTGCTCTCGTCCTTCGACGAGGGCGTCGACCTCGTGCTCTACTACAAGCACCTGATGGTGCTGGAGGGCCACAAGGCCTACGACCGCCACTTCAACGAGGCCGACAAGCTCTCCGACGCCCAGCGCAACTACGTCGAGAGCGAATGGCGCCGCTTCAAGAGCTGGTACGCCAAGTGGGCAGCGGAAGGCCGGGCTGCCAAGGCGGCGTGAGCGTCTCGCTTCCCTTCTCCCCTTGTGGGAGAAGGTGGCCCAAAGGGCCGGATGAGGGGTTGCTCAGGTCTTCGAGATTTCGAAAAGCGCGACGGTGAGCCGACGATCAGCGTCGCGCGACCCCTCACCCTAACCCTCTCCCGCAAGGGGAGAGGGGACAGGTCGCGCCTATTCCGGATGCCGCGCATTCCACGCCGCGGCATACTCACTGCAGAGCCGGTCGAGCTCGGCTCGGTCGGTGACACCGGCCGGCCGCGCCCGTGAGGGTGAGGCCTGCTGGAATGGCACGGAGCGCTGATGCGCCACCCGCCAGATCCGGCGCAGCTCGGCGAGCGGATCGGCATGGTCATCGACCCTGATGTCGAAACTCGGCACCGGTTCGCCCGCCCAGATCCGGATCGCGCAGGATTGCCGGCCGCGCTTGTCGCCGCCGGCCTTCTCGCCGGCTTCGAGCGCCACCAGTAGCCTTTCGTCAAAGTCGAGCCCCGAATTCTCGACATAGGCCTTCAGCGTCTCCTGGATGACCTCCGGCCCGGCCAGCATGTTTCCGGCGACCGAGATCTGCGGCCCGTTCACCGCGCCGCACCAGTCGATGCAGGCATTGCCGGTATAGGAGGCCGTGCGGCCGTCGCGGTCGATCAGGTGCAGTTGCCGGTGCGCCCGGCCCTCATCGGCGGCTGTCAGGCTGGCAATGATCTCGACCGAGGAACGCCCTTCCTGCAGCAGCTTCAGGCCATCGACGCCGTAGAGTGGATTGACGAAGGCTTGCGTCGCGATCGCGCCGACGCGGCCGCTGCCATAAGGCACGCGCGCGCCGACGGCGAAGGCACAGGTCGAGACGGCGACGCCGAAGGCGCCGGTCGCTGCATCGCGCGCGACGATGGACCAGGTCATGGGTTCGATTCCTCATCTCTGTCGAGCGCAGAATAGGCGGACGTAACCGCAAGCTGAAACCCCTCCCCCTTGTGGGGAGGGGCAGGGGTGGGGGGAGCGACCGGGTAAGTGTCTGCATGGATGGAGCACACAGAAGCCCACGGCATGGAGTGCCTGCCTTTGCGCCCCCCACCCCCAGCCCCTCCCCACAAGGGGGAGGGG
This sequence is a window from Bosea vestrisii. Protein-coding genes within it:
- a CDS encoding TRAP transporter small permease codes for the protein MSNEAVAARSRSMAVPLAIVALSGRLLRAEHRAIQALMFLLAALILLNVITRYAGHPIYWIDESAVYSVVWLTFIGASAMTRMRLDFAVTMLTERFSERGVAIFRIIATLGVILFGIALGVMCWLWLDPVGIAEAGFDAREYAGQSFNFIYTERTQTLNWPTWVIYLIMPLFAVSMTLHALANLFEDLGLVARQELPGFAANADGVVN
- a CDS encoding TRAP transporter large permease — translated: MAITIGAFFGIMLAGVPIALCLCLGALVYMAAAGNMQLLPNYPLQMFGGVDSYGLIAIPLFILIGEIMNGGGITRRIVDLAMAFVGSLKGGLAYVNILANMFVASILGSATAQVAIMAQVMVPEMERKGYDKDFAAGLTAYGGMLGPIIPPSVMFVVYAVLAQVSVSDMLLSGIVPGVLLTILFFLIIAAMGFVYNYPAGDKLTLRERARIVLKSAPTLLIPIVIVGSILGGFANATEAAAVGSVAAALIGRYWTKELKFGQMPQMMLRAGVYSAIVLFLVAAAAVFSWVLVYGKVPQAVAASIQAIAKDPVTFMLLVNVILLIIGTVIDGIPGLIMTVPILLPIATEVYNIDPRHFGVVVVINLVLGLLSPPVGLCFFVAAAVTGAKPGKMFLVTLPFFIISCVLLVLLSIYPWLSLVLVK
- a CDS encoding TRAP transporter substrate-binding protein yields the protein MTISRRHLIAAAATLPIAKPALLLAQSKDLRLGILTPNGHPWNVAAVKVGERLKAETNGRLNLTVFHSGQLGNEAAMLQQMQSGALDMGWIMAAELGSRVPAIGAITAPYIVDSTAKIAKLVRDPVAMKLFDVLPRETGCVGMAWGITGMRAVFAAKEIDGIGGIKGMKLRINPTPVYRDFYQLLGAAPTPIPTPQVFDAMTNGQVDGLEADLEFSWNQRFDKVSKTILQMNAIFMPVIALASGRVWQGMPAADRELIQKTVRAALDEQIDALAVNEPKLVEQFKAAGANFKLANPKDAEAVVAEFDKIWLPKAPVLADLRKAGKSISA
- a CDS encoding dihydrodipicolinate synthase family protein — its product is MTKNIFSGTIPALMSPCTASGDVDYDELVRTGRHLIDAGMSAVVYCGSMGDWPLLTDEQRMAGVEALVKGGIPLIVGTGAQNPKRAAALAAHAKKAGAQGLMVIPRVLSRGSSLQAQRAHFEGILAAAVDLPSVIYNSPYYGYETKADLFFALNERYPHLVGFKEFGGGAALTYAAEHITNRDPKLTLMVGVDTQVTHGFIRCGARGAITGIGNALPKEVLHLVALSQKAAAGDPQAERDALELERALYVLSSFDEGVDLVLYYKHLMVLEGHKAYDRHFNEADKLSDAQRNYVESEWRRFKSWYAKWAAEGRAAKAA
- a CDS encoding DUF1028 domain-containing protein, with amino-acid sequence MTWSIVARDAATGAFGVAVSTCAFAVGARVPYGSGRVGAIATQAFVNPLYGVDGLKLLQEGRSSVEIIASLTAADEGRAHRQLHLIDRDGRTASYTGNACIDWCGAVNGPQISVAGNMLAGPEVIQETLKAYVENSGLDFDERLLVALEAGEKAGGDKRGRQSCAIRIWAGEPVPSFDIRVDDHADPLAELRRIWRVAHQRSVPFQQASPSRARPAGVTDRAELDRLCSEYAAAWNARHPE